The Schistocerca nitens isolate TAMUIC-IGC-003100 chromosome 2, iqSchNite1.1, whole genome shotgun sequence nucleotide sequence TTGTAGAAATCCATATGGATCAAGATGAAGATTGGTACTTTGACATTGATACAAATACTCCAAAAGAGAAGATAAACTTTTATGCAGTTTTAGTTCATGAAATTGGTCACACATTGGGGATTGCTCATTCAAATCAAAATACTTCAATTATGTATCCTTTTTATAACAGTTCAAATATTGAATTAAGTAAAGATAATATTCTTGTAGTACAAAGTTTATATGGAAAACCAATTGTAGAagatgatgaagaggaagaagaggaaactgaagaagaagaagatttagaTCCCCCAGAATTAtgtaaactgaataataaaattaaaaactttctgATTGTCGATCAGGTCCTATATATTTACTatgagaaatgggtttggataatggATTTGGATAATTTAGATATACATACTAGGCCACAACTTATAAGTGATTGGTTAACCTTTCTTCCAAAAGGATTTAAAAATATAACTGCAGCATATCAAATACCATCTGGAGATGTTATTTAATTCATCGACAACAAGCTGTATATAATGGCAATACCATCATTCAGGTTAAAATATGgatatccaacaactttatcataTATTTCTTTGAGAAAAAATGTTGTTCTACATTCAGCTGTGAATACATATTCTGGTAGAAGTTTTGTATTCTTTGATGAAGTCTACTTTGTAGAAATCGATGAAtgtaaagagagaagtaaaaaataTGGTCGAATAACGAAAGTATTTTCAGGCATACCTCCCGGTATCTAATCTGTTTTTAGATACACAAATGGTTTATTATACTTTATTAAAGACAAAACCTTCTATGAGTACAATGAATTTACAAATTCTGTAGTTAGAGCATGCGagtttgatctttcattaattggaATAGATTGTTCAAAATCTACTTCAAAGTTGTCAGGTATTATAAACAGTTTGAAAGAATCACTTAATCAACTGGAAAATTTTAACTAGTTCTATAATGACCATAgggtaatgtatctattttattttctaaaacaattcTCTTATTATCATGTGGGCTTAGAGCCTTCTTATTCACTTCCACAGTATGTAATTCATGTTTCTCACTTCTAATGAGATACATTGTTCTGTATTGCTCCTTATTATTGGAGAGGCAATCTTTATAATCGTCTaacgttattttatttttcactataCATTTTTTTACACCTTTCGACTTCTTATTCTCTTTCTCATCCACTTTGtaggcatacattttagctcttaaCCCCACAAATTCTGTCATAATTTTTCCACTACACTCATCTTTCATCTTACCCAAAACTTTCTTATTAACTTGTGGTATGTTATATATATTGTCTTttggatagtcacttgtatcaaacAGTTCAAGCATATCTTTCATATCTTTGTAGAAATCTTCTGTTTTTATGTTGCATATGAACATGTCAGTGTCTTCATAACACAGTTCAATATCATCTCCATACTTTGGTTTCATAATATTATAATGGAAATCATACATCAACACTTTTGATAAATCTAAGATACTCATACCCACGTATATTGGCTTATTGAACTGTATTTTTATCTTCTGCATATTTATTGCAACCAAGTTTTCATTGAATATTGTTCTAGACTTGAAATTTGGTTTAGCTGTTAATATATCACATACTTCAGCATCAGATACTAactttatatccactctgtttcttatattctccATCGTTTTCCCAAACACTGAGTTATTCATCAGTTTAtagaaatctttctcaaaatcatTTGTTGCCTTGGTTCTCATTTGAGTATTCAAATCTATGTATTTCTTTAACCAATCTGACTGTTTAAATTTGAGAATTCTATGTATTTTTGTCATCTTCATCCCCAgttttaaatactgttttaaatttctgtaatgtatCACATATTTTGTCTTGTTGTGTAATGTTGTTATTAATTTTGACTCTTTTGTTCCTGGAATGATTTTATTTTCTGGAGCAAGTGGAAGATCTTTATgttcatcatgtaattcttctggaTATTCTAAATCCACCTCAAGAATGTATCCATATTCAGAattatcttccattttcataatgttttttCTCCTATGGTTTACATAAAAATGAGGATAGTTTAACCATTCAAATTCACCATaaggtaaatattgtgacattgcccATCTATATAGATTATTAGCATCAAGATACATTCAATAATTTGAGTccttttctttatcaaaatcttttaaatatttgttatttgCTTTTACGTATCTCTTACAGCATTGTGATATTCCACCTCTAATTCCTTTCTCAATCatcaatatcatatcataatcGTGTAATAAATCAAgaggttgtttagtcattttcagtATTGCATCCCAACTTAATCCTGGTGCTGTGTAGTACCATGCTGGATCCAAACTATATGCTTTCATGcatgtttctctaaagttttcaaatacatcagctagtAATAGAACATCAGTTTTTAGATACAAGTCGTGGTATTCTCCAAGATTTTTGATATTAaacttttcccaaactaatttcgcatgttcataatcttcatcacttatgtcacaatCATTCAGTTTACTATAGAATTCAGTTTTTTATGGTAGTTGTGTTTCTTCAAATCTTTTCTAGCTgtccatgtaatcatatggataaGCACGTTTTCTAATAACCAGATCAACTTTATCTTCTGAAAAGAACTTCTTGgtattttccatttgttctttcTTTAGATTAGATGAGAGTTTAtctaaagaagaagccatgaatctGAATGAATCTAAGAACTTCATCTTTATATTTTCAGTACATTTTCCATAGCTtatgtatttttcttcattatttggaatcagATCTATAGGTTTATCATCATatccaagttcttttacaaataaatgtgaatcatATCCTGATAGATTGTGGAGATAAATGGGGACAAATCTTGGTAACTGATAACGAAGGTTACAGTAACTATGTGCAGCACCTCTGAATAAACCAGTTAAATGATTATGATCACGAActtttttaatattaccttctgcaTTATCATTGAAAGCTGCTAATTGCTTATTATTATATTCTAATGAGTTTTTATATCtttgtacctcctcattactttcatctatatTTCTTTTTCTTAATGACTCTAATTGATCATTAAtatgctttattttattttcaatacgaTGTTTTAATCTCATTAATAAAGGAGGTATTTCACTTACTTTACCTTCACAGATATGACATATCTTTGCTTTAGAATATGCTTTTCTTTCATCTGTTGTTAGTGGTTTCATTGGTTCTTTTTCAGAATAAATATCACCTATCACCTCCACTTCTCTCTTAATCATCTCAATGAATTTAATTTTTGCATCTGGCCCTCTATATACAACTGGATCTTTATAATGTCCATTAGCATATTTTATATATAATAGCAGAATCCACACGGTTCATGTTTCTGATACTTCATTGTATATGATTCATCTGGATTTGGTTGACATGTGTCAATTTTATTCAACAAGCTCTCAAAGTCTGCATATATCACAAAAGGAACTTTCATTTTATTCTGGTAATTTTCAAATGTGATTGTGTCTCCTTTAGATGGTAGTTCTACTTTAACCGGTTTATTTACTAAGCAATCTGGAATATGTTTTCtcaatttttcttcagaattggagtaaacacatatcacaaataaatttacgaccattgtgttttgtaatctgcaTTGATGCTAATTTTGATAAgtctttaatccaacaataatgtccattgtctttttctttaaaatatagtAAGTTAATATGTTTATCTCTTTTATTTCCTGTCACTTTTAGTGGGTAGACAGAATAGAAATCATTATAAGAATATACATTAAATGAGAtattcagaacattttctatcTTTTTAATATCTTCTATTTTAATTGGATACTGgaatttatttagtttttcataAATTTCAAGTCCAACTTTTTTATATTTGGTCACTCTTTGTGGATCCTTTTGTACTGGATATAATGCTGATTTAAtagcccaaagaaaacatttttggtcattatttttcacattaatacaagcttttttattttttatttcatctgcCAATTCAATATAAGATGATCCTCTTAGAGGATTATATCTGTTGACTGCTAGTTGTACTCCAATAACCCTTTCTAATGTCCATCCTGATCCTCTTGCTTGAAACTCTGTTAGTTTTGGTAACAGTTCTCTTTTTGCATTTTTAAGTATTTGTTGATATCTTTCTCATGAGTAATTGTATGATTCTATGATTGAAATTTAAATGTTTGAGTTTTATTGTTATTGGCTAGTTTAAATTCACAGAATAATTGCATATTCACTTTTAAGCCATTGTGGATCTTTAGATTATCTTTTATTAATTGAAACACATCCTTTTCAACAGAAGTAAGGAAATACCTTGGATCTATCAAGTTGTTAGTATTTTCAATATTGATGGTTTGTAATCTGTTTGAAAAAGCTTTCTGAACTGAATAACTCCGGTTGATATTTCTTTTCCTAGACCTTTCAAACACATTTGTTGAGAGGGGGAATATTTCCTTCAACTCCTTCTTTACTGTCGTTTGAAATATATCTGTAGAGAATGgaaatattttcttcaattctttctTTGATGGCTCTTGAAATACATCTGTAGAGAATGGAAATATATTCTTCAGATCTTTCGATTCTGCTTGATATTCTTCTTTTATATCTACATCGAGAAATGGGAGAGTATCAAAATTTACTTTCTTAACTTGGTTAACATTGTAATAATGTCTAGCAATAATTCTGATTAATTCATCTTTTGTCATTTTATAATATCCTCTTATATCAAGAGACCTAGCTAGAGGTCTAAGTTCAACAACTCTCATTGCGTTGAGATTCTGAGCTCTCAGATTTCTCTCCATTTATTAGGggaaaaatttattcaataattatgcaataattgtaGTGTTCTCCATATTCTTGATTTTCTCCATATTCTTGAGCCTCTCCATATGGACACCTGTTTGTTGATGTTTTTTGAGATATGTTTTACATATATATTTACCACACTCACAAGGAACTTTCTCaagcaatttttccttattttcatgGTATCTTTTTTGCTTTTCATTGTTCGTGATTGCATACCTTTCTGGATGTCTGTCTACATAGTTATGGAAATATGCTCGAATTTCTTCTCTATTATTTCTGCAGTATTCTTTATGTATCTCATCTGAACAAGTTTTACATGTAGTGGAACGTTTATCTTTTGTATTCTTATTTCTATAGAAATAGTCTAAGCTCTTGGTCTCACCACATTTATTACATACCTTCACTGACAGtggacttttttcctccatttattaagaaagaaatttgttaataaataattaataaaacttttcctatataaatacaaacaaaaatgaatAATCAATTGTTCGCTAAGTTAAACAACTCATATGagtttataaaactgaatgaaCTTGAGATTAATAGAAAGTATAAAGCATCTAACTTTGAAATTGCTGATACTaacttcggtaagaaagttaagtgtatCCTAGATGgacaatttaaaattacattaccagacagatatgttaagatatttgacaaacatactctgaaagcagtgatgatgaaaaaaatattttcttcacatatAAAGGTTTAAAAGAAACGAAAACTGGTAAACCAATGCATGATATACTTTTATCCAATGAATGAATCAATAATgttcttttacttatatatttacttgtgcagACTCATGCAGGGAACGTTTTGCTCCTTCATACCATGTTGACATAAGGAGGGTTGACCCAATGAATGAATCAATGGTgttcttttacttatatatttacttgtgcagGCTCGTTCAGGCTGATGCGGGCTTGTGCAGGGTGATTTTTCAGATTTTGATTAAATGGATGACTTTTTAAGGTTattgatgttatttttaattaattttcttgttttcttttattttgcgatttttcgTGCAGGCTTGGCTGGCGCAAAAAATCgagattttttaaaagtataaaaataatcgatttatttctgatttttgtgtgtgaattacgagaaatgtttgatttattgtgattttttgattatatgaaaaatgCGCTAGGTCTCTCAATTCTCAACTACTACTACCAAAACAAATTTATTCTCGTGACAGTTATAAATAGGGAAAATCGCACACAAACTTTCGATACTTAATTCCAATGTGGCTTTCACATACCTCACACCAATGTTTACTGTTGTCTATGAAGTTTGCTGTGCATATGCGTCGTACTCAACACAAATTATGTGCGAACAAGAATAATTATTAATGACCAACGTCTATGCTCTAAATTTAAACACATAGTAATTTCAGGCATTATTAGAACGGAGGTAATTAGATTAGACCTGATTTTTCGTGGAACAGACGTACTGTGCTAGCTATAAAAGTACGCCACCCCATTTCTCTGCTCACAACGTTCTGTAAGTCCATCGCATGATCCGTAATACTTTTCTCCCAGTTCCGAAAGCTTCTCTCGAGATGGGAgtaattttttttaagtcatcaatcTTCTAATTGGTTTAATGTGACCCGCCACGaagtcctctcctgtgctaacattttcatctcagagcagctcgGGCAGCCTAACACCTAAGTTATCTGCTGGACGTATTCGAGTCtcagttttcctctacagtttttactctctatagcTCCCTGTAGTACCTTGGAAAATTATTCGCTGATGCAACAGATGTCgtctcatcctgtcctttcttcgtgTAAGTATTTTCCACAGTTTCCTTTCCGTGCGAAGaaactcatcattccttaccttatgagtccgccaaattttcaacattcgtttg carries:
- the LOC126235455 gene encoding macrophage metalloelastase-like, which gives rise to MKGLSEIAFNTWKEHTDIIFEEDSSNYDITISNKRRLHRKESSGQHCCPKRFDGKSGVLAHANYPNSNNDVVEIHMDQDEDWYFDIDTNTPKEKINFYAVLVHEIGHTLGIAHSNQNTSIMYPFYNSSNIELSKDNILVVQSLYGKPIVEDDEEEEEETEEEEDLDPPELCKLNNKIKNFLIVDQVLYIYYEKWVWIMDLDNLDIHTRPQLISDWLTFLPKGFKNITAAYQIPSGDVI